A genome region from Sphingobium sp. WTD-1 includes the following:
- the acnA gene encoding aconitate hydratase AcnA, with translation MTATGQDTLGTRDTLNVGGKDIAYYSLEKAAAKLGDVSRLPFSMKVLLENLLRFEDGVTVTTDDIKAIVDWQNDKGKAEREIQYRPARVLLQDFTGVPCVVDLAAMRDAMNALGADASKINPQVPVHLVIDHSVMVDEFGTPRAFQDNMEIEYQRNMERYDFLKWGSKSLANFYAVPPGTGICHQVNLENIAQGVWSSEGTDGTTIAYPDTCVGTDSHTTMVNGLGVLGWGVGGIEAEAAMLGQPVSMLIPEVVGFKFTGNLKEGVTATDLVLTCTQMLRARGVVGRFVEYFGPGLATLSLADRATLANMAPEYGATCGFFGIDDKTLDYMRLTGRSDENIALVEAYAKQQGFWIDPSVEPIFTDTLELDLSTVVPSLAGPKRPQDRVALPEVDDVFNADMVNTYKKAQTRVPVEGKDYDIGDGDVTIAAITSCTNTSNPNVLIAAGLVAKKANELGLKPKPWVKTSLAPGSQVVTDYLEKAGLQAHLDAIGFNLVGYGCTTCIGNSGPLAEPISKAINENGLVAAAVISGNRNFEGRVSPDVRANFLASPPLVVAYALKGTVIEDFITTPIGTSKDGEAVYLKDIWPTNDEVATTLAGAVDREMFRARYANVYKGDAHWQAIEVTGSDTYKWRAGSTYVANPPYFEGLTMTPAPVTDIIGAMPLAIFGDSITTDHISPAGSIKATSPAGKWLSEHQVAQADYNSYGSRRGHHEVMMRGTFANIRIKNLMLDGVEGGMTSYQGEVMPIYDAAMKHKADGTPLVVIGGKEYGTGSSRDWAAKGTNLLGVRSVIVESFERIHRSNLVGMGVLPLVFKDGQTRDTLGLKGDDSFTITGVADLKPRQDVEVQVTRADGSTFSFTALCRIDTVNELEYFLNGGILQYVLRKLAA, from the coding sequence ATGACCGCCACCGGACAGGATACTCTCGGCACGCGCGACACGCTCAATGTCGGCGGCAAGGACATCGCCTATTATTCGTTGGAAAAGGCGGCTGCGAAGCTTGGAGACGTTTCGCGCCTGCCTTTCTCGATGAAGGTGCTGCTCGAAAATCTGCTGCGCTTCGAGGACGGCGTGACCGTCACCACCGACGACATCAAGGCGATCGTCGACTGGCAGAATGACAAGGGCAAGGCCGAGCGCGAGATCCAGTATCGCCCGGCGCGCGTGCTGTTGCAGGACTTTACCGGCGTGCCCTGCGTCGTCGATCTGGCCGCGATGCGTGACGCGATGAATGCGCTGGGTGCCGACGCCAGCAAGATCAACCCGCAGGTGCCCGTCCACCTCGTCATCGACCACAGTGTCATGGTCGACGAGTTCGGTACGCCCCGCGCGTTCCAGGACAATATGGAAATCGAATATCAGCGCAATATGGAGCGCTACGACTTCCTGAAATGGGGCAGCAAGAGCCTCGCCAATTTCTACGCCGTGCCGCCGGGCACCGGCATCTGCCACCAGGTAAACCTGGAAAATATCGCTCAGGGCGTCTGGTCGAGCGAGGGTACCGACGGCACCACCATCGCCTATCCCGACACCTGCGTCGGCACGGACAGCCACACCACCATGGTCAATGGCCTGGGCGTGCTGGGCTGGGGCGTCGGCGGGATCGAGGCGGAGGCCGCGATGTTGGGCCAGCCGGTATCGATGCTGATCCCCGAAGTGGTCGGCTTCAAGTTCACCGGCAACCTCAAGGAAGGCGTGACCGCCACCGATCTGGTGCTGACCTGCACCCAGATGTTGCGCGCGCGCGGCGTGGTCGGCCGCTTCGTCGAATATTTCGGCCCCGGCCTTGCCACGCTCAGCCTCGCCGACCGGGCGACGCTGGCCAATATGGCGCCCGAATATGGCGCGACCTGCGGCTTCTTCGGCATCGACGACAAGACGCTCGACTATATGCGCCTGACCGGCCGCAGCGACGAGAATATCGCGCTGGTCGAGGCCTATGCCAAGCAGCAGGGCTTCTGGATCGATCCGTCGGTCGAGCCGATCTTCACCGACACGCTGGAGCTGGACCTGTCCACCGTGGTGCCCAGCCTCGCCGGCCCCAAGCGCCCGCAGGACCGCGTCGCGCTGCCCGAAGTCGATGATGTGTTCAACGCCGACATGGTCAACACCTACAAGAAGGCGCAGACCCGCGTTCCGGTCGAGGGCAAAGATTATGACATTGGCGACGGCGACGTCACCATTGCCGCAATCACCAGCTGCACCAACACCTCCAACCCCAATGTCCTGATCGCCGCCGGTCTGGTCGCCAAGAAGGCGAACGAGCTGGGTCTGAAGCCCAAGCCCTGGGTCAAGACCTCGCTGGCGCCGGGTTCGCAGGTTGTCACCGACTATCTGGAAAAGGCGGGCCTTCAGGCGCATCTCGACGCGATCGGCTTCAACCTGGTCGGCTATGGCTGCACCACCTGCATCGGCAATTCGGGACCGCTGGCCGAGCCGATCAGCAAGGCGATCAACGAAAATGGCCTGGTTGCCGCCGCCGTCATTTCGGGCAACCGCAACTTCGAAGGCCGCGTGTCGCCCGACGTGCGCGCCAACTTCCTCGCTTCGCCGCCGCTGGTCGTCGCCTATGCGCTCAAGGGCACGGTGATCGAGGATTTCATCACCACCCCGATCGGCACGAGCAAGGATGGCGAAGCGGTCTATCTCAAGGACATCTGGCCGACCAATGACGAGGTCGCGACCACTCTGGCGGGGGCGGTCGACCGGGAGATGTTCCGCGCCCGCTACGCCAATGTCTACAAGGGCGATGCCCATTGGCAGGCGATCGAGGTGACCGGATCGGACACCTACAAGTGGCGCGCCGGGTCGACCTATGTCGCCAACCCGCCCTATTTCGAGGGGCTGACCATGACACCGGCGCCGGTCACCGACATCATCGGTGCCATGCCGCTGGCGATCTTCGGCGACTCGATCACCACCGACCACATCTCGCCGGCCGGTTCGATCAAGGCGACCTCGCCCGCGGGCAAGTGGCTGAGCGAGCATCAGGTCGCCCAGGCCGACTATAACAGCTATGGCTCGCGCCGTGGCCATCATGAGGTGATGATGCGCGGCACCTTCGCCAATATTCGCATCAAGAATCTGATGCTCGACGGCGTCGAAGGCGGCATGACCAGCTATCAGGGCGAAGTCATGCCGATCTATGACGCGGCCATGAAGCACAAGGCCGACGGCACGCCGCTGGTCGTGATCGGCGGCAAGGAATATGGCACCGGATCGTCGCGCGACTGGGCGGCCAAGGGCACCAACCTGCTCGGCGTGCGCTCCGTCATCGTCGAAAGCTTCGAGCGTATCCACCGTTCGAACCTGGTCGGCATGGGCGTGCTGCCCCTGGTGTTCAAGGACGGCCAGACCCGCGACACGCTGGGCCTCAAGGGCGATGACAGCTTCACCATCACCGGTGTCGCCGACCTCAAGCCGCGCCAGGATGTCGAAGTGCAGGTCACCCGCGCCGACGGTTCGACCTTCAGCTTCACCGCGCTCTGCCGCATCGATACTGTCAACGAGCTGGAATATTTTCTCAACGGCGGCATCCTGCAATATGTGCTGCGCAAGCTCGCCGCCTGA